One Kushneria konosiri genomic window, GATGCTGCCGAAATTGATCAGGCCCACTACGTGGCGCACCAGCAGCGTCTGCGCGGTGATGCCGGCCAGCTGGCGCGCCTCGAGGATGGCCGCTATCGGCTGCAGGATGCCTCCTTTACTACCTGTGAGCCGCAGTCCAGCCTCTGGAAACTGGTCAGCAGCGACATCACGCTGGATCAGAAAAGAGGCTACGGCACTGCGACTCATGCCCGGATGGAAATCGAGGATGTGCCGGTCTTTTACTGGCCCTGGTTACGATTCCCGATCGATGATCGCCGTCTGACCGGATTCCTGTGGCCCTCCGTCAGCTATGGAAGTGACTCGGGGCTTGATTACGCCCAGCCGTTTTATCTCAATCTGGCACCCAATTATGATGCCACTATCACGCCGCGTGTGATTTCAGGAAGGGGCGAGGCGATCGGTGGGCAGCTGCGCTACCTCTTTGATGAGGATGCCGGCACGCTGGAAGGCAATTATCTCGGCCACGATGACGGCGGCGATGACAAGGACTTTGAGGGCGAAGACCGCTGGTTCGTGCGCTATGCCCACGACGGACGCTTCTCACCGCGAACCACCTACAATCTGCGCTATGGCGCCGCCAGTGATGGCGATTATTTCGACGATTTCGGTCAGACCTTCGAGCAGCAGGACACCGACAACCTCGAACGGCTGGCGCGTCTGAACTATCAGGGGACCACCTGGAATCTGCAGGCGCGGGCCCGCGGCTACCAGAAACTTGATGAGCCGCTGCGCGATGACGACAAGCCCTTCTATGAGTTGCCGGCATTGCTGGCCAGCGCGCGCTGGGATCAGGCCGGTGGGTTTTATGAGGAGTTCAATTCCAGCGCCACCTATTTCTGGCGTGACGTCAACTATAGCGACCCTTCGATCATCCCGCAGGAATCTGCTACCGGTGCGCGCGTTCACGTTGCCCCTGCCGTGGGCTTTCGCCGTTCTCCTTCCTGGGGATTTTTCGAGCCTCGTGCGCAGCTCATGGCCACCCAGTATGACCTTGACTGGCATGACCGTGAAGACACCTCGGGCTTTGAAAATTCGCCCAATCGGGTAATGCCGGTCCTGTCGGTCGATTCGGGACTTATCTTCGAGCGTGATGCCAGCATTTTTGGCAGCGACTGGCGCCAGACACTGGAGCCGCGCCTGTACTACGCCTATGCCCCGTACCGTGATCAGTCCGAGCTGCCGCAGTTTGACAGCCGTGAGCAGCCGCTGTCCTATTCGCAGCTCTGGTCACCTTACCGGTTCAGCGGCACTGACCGTATTGGAGACATCAACAAGGTGTCCTACGGCGTCAGTACCCGTTTCCTTGAAGATGATACCGGTCGTGAACGGTTGGCGTTATCGGTGGGTCAAAGCCACTACTTCGAGGATCGTCGCGTCGTCGATGCTCGCTTTGAAGACCGCGTCCTCAATGAGCAAAGCAATCTCTTTTATCGCAACATGCGCGACCGCTCTCCGATTGTCGCCGAAGCCGATTGGCAGATTACCGATCGCTGGTCGGCCCGACAGTCACTTTTCTACGACGATCATCGCAATCGTACTGAAAAGGCCACTTCCTACCTGACCTATCAGGACACGGACAACCTGATCCTCAATATGGGGTATCGATGGACCGTTCAGGACTTTGATCCTTTCGGAGATCAGGATGACCGCCTGACCTATAACCGTGAAGAGTACGATCTGTCGGCAGCGTATCGGGTGACACCGGCAATTTCACTGCTGGGTCGCTATCTGTATGATCAGACCAACAATCGAACGCTCGAAACGCTGGCAGGGGTGCGTTTCAATGATTGCTGTTACGGCGTTCAGCTCGCCTGGCGTGATTATATCGACGATAACGATACGGCTCGCATCAGTGATGACGATCGCAAGCAGGGCCTCTTTTTGTCCTTTATTTTCAAGGGGCTTGGCAGTGTAGGGCAGGGCAGCACTGATGGTTATTTCTCCGAGGCCATTCCCGGGGTTCGGGAAGACGACTTCGGCGCCTATACCGGCGTGAGCAACTAAATCATACGATCGTCTGCAACCGGACGATAACCCGTAGCGAAGGCACGACCTTGCTGCACCACTGACGTCAGGTCAGTGTCATGAATGAGAAGAGAGATGTCATGAAAGCACGCAACGCAAACACGCTGGCCGCTCTGGGCCTTGCGCTGAGTCTTTCCATGTCGCCGCTGGCGACGGCTGCGGTGCAGCCACTGGATCGCGTCGTTGCCGTGGTCAACGATGACGCCATCATGTCCAGCGATCTGGACCAGCGTGTCAGCCAGGTGCGTCAGCAGATGCAGTCACGCAACATTGGCATGCCCGATCAGAATGAGCTGCGCGAACAGGTGCTCTCACGCATGATCACCGAGCAGATCGAACTGCAAATGGCCCAGCGTGCCAACCTGAGTGTCAGCGACAGCGACCTTAATCAGGCCATGCGAGGCGTTGCTCAGCGCAACAACATGACGCTTGAGCAGTTTGCAGATCGTGTCGAACAGGAAGGCATGAGCTATGCCCAGGTGAGAGAGCAGGTGCGCCGTGAGCTGCTGATCACCCAGGTGCAGCAGCGCAGCGTGGCAAGCCAGGTCAACATTTCCGATCGGGAAGTGGATCAGTATCTGAAGCAGGCCGGCAGCAATGCCAATACGCAGTATCATCTGGCGCATA contains:
- a CDS encoding LPS-assembly protein LptD; its protein translation is MGQRIFWTAASLTGLLSTMAQAAPQPLPASELDWQAWGDDRPANALCRGRYIMPDYRIDAGSTQSQVRTESDDAGYGSNGETLLDGEVVLRQGDEQLEAKRATLNEARTNVSLEGPVAYRQPGFLVRGDSGEMALNSDAAEIDQAHYVAHQQRLRGDAGQLARLEDGRYRLQDASFTTCEPQSSLWKLVSSDITLDQKRGYGTATHARMEIEDVPVFYWPWLRFPIDDRRLTGFLWPSVSYGSDSGLDYAQPFYLNLAPNYDATITPRVISGRGEAIGGQLRYLFDEDAGTLEGNYLGHDDGGDDKDFEGEDRWFVRYAHDGRFSPRTTYNLRYGAASDGDYFDDFGQTFEQQDTDNLERLARLNYQGTTWNLQARARGYQKLDEPLRDDDKPFYELPALLASARWDQAGGFYEEFNSSATYFWRDVNYSDPSIIPQESATGARVHVAPAVGFRRSPSWGFFEPRAQLMATQYDLDWHDREDTSGFENSPNRVMPVLSVDSGLIFERDASIFGSDWRQTLEPRLYYAYAPYRDQSELPQFDSREQPLSYSQLWSPYRFSGTDRIGDINKVSYGVSTRFLEDDTGRERLALSVGQSHYFEDRRVVDARFEDRVLNEQSNLFYRNMRDRSPIVAEADWQITDRWSARQSLFYDDHRNRTEKATSYLTYQDTDNLILNMGYRWTVQDFDPFGDQDDRLTYNREEYDLSAAYRVTPAISLLGRYLYDQTNNRTLETLAGVRFNDCCYGVQLAWRDYIDDNDTARISDDDRKQGLFLSFIFKGLGSVGQGSTDGYFSEAIPGVREDDFGAYTGVSN
- a CDS encoding peptidylprolyl isomerase — translated: MKARNANTLAALGLALSLSMSPLATAAVQPLDRVVAVVNDDAIMSSDLDQRVSQVRQQMQSRNIGMPDQNELREQVLSRMITEQIELQMAQRANLSVSDSDLNQAMRGVAQRNNMTLEQFADRVEQEGMSYAQVREQVRRELLITQVQQRSVASQVNISDREVDQYLKQAGSNANTQYHLAHILTSVPQAPTPQQAEAARQKTEQLRQEITSGRAKFQEVAAAQSDGPQALDGGDLGWRSGAEMPSIFDDVVPRLSVGEVSEPIRSPSGYHLITLLDKRGGGNADQQREQIRRTLFQRKVNEELEAWTQEIRASAYVDNRLEQGDGTSP